A genomic region of Pseudochaenichthys georgianus chromosome 12, fPseGeo1.2, whole genome shotgun sequence contains the following coding sequences:
- the tnpo1 gene encoding transportin-1 isoform X5, which translates to MECEWKPDEQGLQQILQLLKESQSPDTSTQRSVQQRLEQLNQYPDFNNYLIFVLTKLKSEDEPTRSLSGLILKNNVKAHYQNFPNGVSDFIKSECLQNIGDSSPLIRATVGILITTIASKGELQNWLELLPKLCLLLDSEDYNTCEGAFGALQKICEDSAEILDSDLLDRPLNIMIPKFLQFFKHNSPKIRSHAIACVNQFIISRTQALMLHIDPFIENLFALATDEEPEVRKNVCRALVMLLEVRLDRLLPHMLNIIEYMLLRTQDQDENVALEACEFWLTLAEQPVCKEVLCGHLSQLTPVLVNGMKYSEIDIILLKGDTEEDEAIPDNEQDIRPRFHRSRTVAQQHEEDGIEDDDDEDDELDDDDDTISDWNLRKCSAAALDVLANVFREDLLQPILPLLKELLFHPEWVVKESGILVLGAIAEGCMQGMIPYLPELIPHLVQCLSDKKALVRSITCWTLSRYAHWVVSQPPDTYLKPLMTELLKRILDSNKRVQEAACSAFATLEEEACTELVPYLAFILDTLVFAFSKYQHKNLLILYDAIGTLADSVGHHLNKPEYIQMLMPPLIAKWNQLKDEDKDLFPLLECLSSVATALQSGFLPYCEPVYQRCVNLVQKTLAQAMLYQSQPDQYEAPDKDFMIVALDLLSGLAEGLGGTIEELVARSNILTLMYQCMQDKMPEVRQSSFALLGDLTKACFQHVKPCIADFMPILGTNLNPELISVCNNATWAIGEISIQMGSDMQPYIAMVLHQLVEIINRPNTPKTLLENTAITIGRLGYVCPQEVAPMLQQFIRPWCTSLRNIRDNEEKDSAFRGICTMISVNPGGVVQDFIFFCDAVASWVNPKDDLRDMFYKILHGFKNQVGEDNWRRFSDQFPLPLKERLATFYGV; encoded by the exons ATGGAGTGTGAGTGGAAACCAGACGAGCAAGGACTTCAACAAATTCTACAGCTGCTGAAAGAGTCCCAGTCACCAGATACCTCCACACAGAGATCCGTCCAGCAA AGACTCGAGCAGCTGAACCAGTATCCCGATTTTAACAACTATTTGATATTTGTTCTGACTAAGTTAAAATCGGAAG ATGAACCCACGCGGTCCCTGAGTGGGCTGATACTGAAGAACAATGTGAAAGCCCACTATCAGAACTTCCCTAATGGCGTGTCTGATTTCATCAAGAGCGAGTGCCTCCAGAACATCGGAGACTCGTCTCCTCTCATCCGGGCCACCGTGG GTATCCTCATCACCACCATCGCCTCAAAGGGAGAGCTACAAAACTGGCTGGAGCTTTTACCTAAACTCTGCCTGCTGCTGGATTCTGAGGACTACAACACATGTGAG GGAGCGTTTGGAGCCCTGCAGAAGATCTGCGAGGACTCTGCTGAGATTTTGGACAGTGACCTCCTGGATCGTCCTCTCAACATCATGATCCCCAAGTTCTTGCAGTTTTTTAAGCACAACAGTCCGAAGATTAG GTCTCATGCCATTGCCTGCGTGAATCAGTTCATCATCAGCCGGACTCAGGCGCTCATGCTGCACATCGACCCCTTCATTGAG AACCTGTTTGCGCTGGCGACCGATGAGGAACCGGAGGTGAGGAAGAATGTGTGCAGAGCTTTAGTCATGCTGCTGGAAGTCCGTCTGGACCGCCTCCTGCCACACATGCTCAACATCATAGAG TACATGCTACTGAGGACTCAGGACCAAGATGAGAATGTCGCCTTGGAGGCCTGTGAGTTCTGGCTTACTCTGGCAGAGCAGCCTGTGTGTAAGGAAGTGCTGTGTGGACACCTCTCTCa GCTCACTCCGGTGCTTGTCAATGGGATGAAATACTCCGAGATTGACATAATCCTGCTCAAG GGGGACACGGAGGAAGATGAGGCTATTCCCGACAACGAGCAGGACATCAGGCCGCGCTTCCATCGCTCCCGCACAGTCGCCCAGCAGCATGAGGAAGACGGGATCGAGGATGACGACGATGAGGATGATGAGCTGGATGATGATGACGACACCATCTCTGATTGGAACCTGC GCAAGTGTTCGGCTGCAGCGCTGGACGTGTTGGCCAACGTGTTCAGGGAGGACCTGCTGCAGCCCATCCTGCCCCTCCTCAAAGAGCTGCTCTTCCATCCAGAGTGGGTGGTCAAAGAGTCTGGCATCCTAGTGCTGGGGGCTATAGCTGAAG GCTGTATGCAGGGCATGATCCCGTACCTGCCCGAGCTCATCCCCCATCTGGTCCAGTGTTTGTCTGACAAGAAGGCCCTGGTGCGGTCCATCACCTGCTGGACACTGAGCCGCTATGCCCACTGGGTGGTCAGCCAGCCCCCAGATACTTACCTGAAACCTCTAATGACGGAGCTGCTCAAACGCATCCTGGATAGCAACAAGCGTGTGCAGGAGGCGGCGTGCAG TGCCTTTGCCACTCTGGAGGAAGAGGCTTGCACAGAGCTGGTGCCCTACCTGGCGTTCATCCTCGACACCCTGGTGTTCGCTTTCAGCAAGTACCAGCACAAAAACCTGCTCATTCTTTACGACgccatcggcaccctggcagACTCCGTGGGGCACCATCTCAATAAACCG GAATACATCCAGATGTTGATGCCTCCACTGATCGCAAAGTGGAACCAGCTGAAAGATGAAGACAAAGATCTCTTCCCGTTATTAGAA TGTCTGTCGTCTGTAGCCACGGCCCTGCAGAGCGGCTTCCTGCCCTACTGCGAGCCTGTGTACCAACGCTGTGTCAACCTGGTGCAGAAGACCCTCGCTCAAGCCATG CTTTATCAGTCACAGCCGGACCAGTATGAGGCTCCAGACAAAGACTTCATGATCGTGGCTCTGGATCTCCTCAGTGGGCTGGCTGAGGGCTTGGGAGGCACCATAGAGGAGCTGGTTGCTCGGAGCAACATCCTCACCCTTATGTACCAGTGCATGCAG GACAAAATGCCAGAAGTGCGTCAGAGTTCTTTTGCTCTGCTCGGGGATTTAACCAAGGCTTGTTTCCAACACGTCAAACCATGCATCG CTGATTTTATGCCCATACTGGGTACTAATTTAAACCCAGAATTAATATCAGTGTGCAACAACGCAACATGGGCAATCGGAGAGATATCTATACAAATGG GCTCTGACATGCAGCCGTACATTGCCATGGTGCTGCACCAGCTGGTGGAGATCATTAACAGGCCCAACACCCCAAAGACCCTGCTGGAGAACACAG CAATAACAATTGGTCGTCTTGGTTACGTTTGTCCTCAAGAGGTGGCACCCATGCTACAGCAGTTTATAAGACCCTG GTGCACCTCTCTGCGAAACATAAGAGACAATGAGGAGAAGGACTCTGCGTTCAGAGGGATCTGCACTATGATCAGTGTGAATCCAGGAGGTGTAGTGCAG GACTTTATATTCTTCTGTGACGCAGTGGCCTCCTGGGTAAATCCAAAGGACGACCTAAGAGACATGTTTTACAAG ATCCTTCACGGCTTCAAGAACCAGGTGGGCGAGGACAACTGGAGACGCTTCTCAGATCAGTTCCCCCTGCCACTGAAGGAACGCCTGGCAACCTTTTACGGGGTGTAA
- the tnpo1 gene encoding transportin-1 isoform X1, with protein sequence MECEWKPDEQGLQQILQLLKESQSPDTSTQRSVQQRLEQLNQYPDFNNYLIFVLTKLKSEDEPTRSLSGLILKNNVKAHYQNFPNGVSDFIKSECLQNIGDSSPLIRATVGILITTIASKGELQNWLELLPKLCLLLDSEDYNTCEGAFGALQKICEDSAEILDSDLLDRPLNIMIPKFLQFFKHNSPKIRSHAIACVNQFIISRTQALMLHIDPFIENLFALATDEEPEVRKNVCRALVMLLEVRLDRLLPHMLNIIEYMLLRTQDQDENVALEACEFWLTLAEQPVCKEVLCGHLSQLTPVLVNGMKYSEIDIILLKGDTEEDEAIPDNEQDIRPRFHRSRTVAQQHEEDGIEDDDDEDDELDDDDDTISDWNLRKCSAAALDVLANVFREDLLQPILPLLKELLFHPEWVVKESGILVLGAIAEGCMQGMIPYLPELIPHLVQCLSDKKALVRSITCWTLSRYAHWVVSQPPDTYLKPLMTELLKRILDSNKRVQEAACSAFATLEEEACTELVPYLAFILDTLVFAFSKYQHKNLLILYDAIGTLADSVGHHLNKPEYIQMLMPPLIAKWNQLKDEDKDLFPLLECLSSVATALQSGFLPYCEPVYQRCVNLVQKTLAQAMLYQSQPDQYEAPDKDFMIVALDLLSGLAEGLGGTIEELVARSNILTLMYQCMQDKMPEVRQSSFALLGDLTKACFQHVKPCIADFMPILGTNLNPELISVCNNATWAIGEISIQMGSDMQPYIAMVLHQLVEIINRPNTPKTLLENTAITIGRLGYVCPQEVGTHATAVYKTLVHLSAKHKRQ encoded by the exons ATGGAGTGTGAGTGGAAACCAGACGAGCAAGGACTTCAACAAATTCTACAGCTGCTGAAAGAGTCCCAGTCACCAGATACCTCCACACAGAGATCCGTCCAGCAA AGACTCGAGCAGCTGAACCAGTATCCCGATTTTAACAACTATTTGATATTTGTTCTGACTAAGTTAAAATCGGAAG ATGAACCCACGCGGTCCCTGAGTGGGCTGATACTGAAGAACAATGTGAAAGCCCACTATCAGAACTTCCCTAATGGCGTGTCTGATTTCATCAAGAGCGAGTGCCTCCAGAACATCGGAGACTCGTCTCCTCTCATCCGGGCCACCGTGG GTATCCTCATCACCACCATCGCCTCAAAGGGAGAGCTACAAAACTGGCTGGAGCTTTTACCTAAACTCTGCCTGCTGCTGGATTCTGAGGACTACAACACATGTGAG GGAGCGTTTGGAGCCCTGCAGAAGATCTGCGAGGACTCTGCTGAGATTTTGGACAGTGACCTCCTGGATCGTCCTCTCAACATCATGATCCCCAAGTTCTTGCAGTTTTTTAAGCACAACAGTCCGAAGATTAG GTCTCATGCCATTGCCTGCGTGAATCAGTTCATCATCAGCCGGACTCAGGCGCTCATGCTGCACATCGACCCCTTCATTGAG AACCTGTTTGCGCTGGCGACCGATGAGGAACCGGAGGTGAGGAAGAATGTGTGCAGAGCTTTAGTCATGCTGCTGGAAGTCCGTCTGGACCGCCTCCTGCCACACATGCTCAACATCATAGAG TACATGCTACTGAGGACTCAGGACCAAGATGAGAATGTCGCCTTGGAGGCCTGTGAGTTCTGGCTTACTCTGGCAGAGCAGCCTGTGTGTAAGGAAGTGCTGTGTGGACACCTCTCTCa GCTCACTCCGGTGCTTGTCAATGGGATGAAATACTCCGAGATTGACATAATCCTGCTCAAG GGGGACACGGAGGAAGATGAGGCTATTCCCGACAACGAGCAGGACATCAGGCCGCGCTTCCATCGCTCCCGCACAGTCGCCCAGCAGCATGAGGAAGACGGGATCGAGGATGACGACGATGAGGATGATGAGCTGGATGATGATGACGACACCATCTCTGATTGGAACCTGC GCAAGTGTTCGGCTGCAGCGCTGGACGTGTTGGCCAACGTGTTCAGGGAGGACCTGCTGCAGCCCATCCTGCCCCTCCTCAAAGAGCTGCTCTTCCATCCAGAGTGGGTGGTCAAAGAGTCTGGCATCCTAGTGCTGGGGGCTATAGCTGAAG GCTGTATGCAGGGCATGATCCCGTACCTGCCCGAGCTCATCCCCCATCTGGTCCAGTGTTTGTCTGACAAGAAGGCCCTGGTGCGGTCCATCACCTGCTGGACACTGAGCCGCTATGCCCACTGGGTGGTCAGCCAGCCCCCAGATACTTACCTGAAACCTCTAATGACGGAGCTGCTCAAACGCATCCTGGATAGCAACAAGCGTGTGCAGGAGGCGGCGTGCAG TGCCTTTGCCACTCTGGAGGAAGAGGCTTGCACAGAGCTGGTGCCCTACCTGGCGTTCATCCTCGACACCCTGGTGTTCGCTTTCAGCAAGTACCAGCACAAAAACCTGCTCATTCTTTACGACgccatcggcaccctggcagACTCCGTGGGGCACCATCTCAATAAACCG GAATACATCCAGATGTTGATGCCTCCACTGATCGCAAAGTGGAACCAGCTGAAAGATGAAGACAAAGATCTCTTCCCGTTATTAGAA TGTCTGTCGTCTGTAGCCACGGCCCTGCAGAGCGGCTTCCTGCCCTACTGCGAGCCTGTGTACCAACGCTGTGTCAACCTGGTGCAGAAGACCCTCGCTCAAGCCATG CTTTATCAGTCACAGCCGGACCAGTATGAGGCTCCAGACAAAGACTTCATGATCGTGGCTCTGGATCTCCTCAGTGGGCTGGCTGAGGGCTTGGGAGGCACCATAGAGGAGCTGGTTGCTCGGAGCAACATCCTCACCCTTATGTACCAGTGCATGCAG GACAAAATGCCAGAAGTGCGTCAGAGTTCTTTTGCTCTGCTCGGGGATTTAACCAAGGCTTGTTTCCAACACGTCAAACCATGCATCG CTGATTTTATGCCCATACTGGGTACTAATTTAAACCCAGAATTAATATCAGTGTGCAACAACGCAACATGGGCAATCGGAGAGATATCTATACAAATGG GCTCTGACATGCAGCCGTACATTGCCATGGTGCTGCACCAGCTGGTGGAGATCATTAACAGGCCCAACACCCCAAAGACCCTGCTGGAGAACACAG CAATAACAATTGGTCGTCTTGGTTACGTTTGTCCTCAAGAGGTGGGCACCCATGCTACAGCAGTTTATAAGACCCTG GTGCACCTCTCTGCGAAACATAAGAGACAATGA
- the tnpo1 gene encoding transportin-1 isoform X3 encodes MECEWKPDEQGLQQILQLLKESQSPDTSTQRSVQQRLEQLNQYPDFNNYLIFVLTKLKSEDEPTRSLSGLILKNNVKAHYQNFPNGVSDFIKSECLQNIGDSSPLIRATVGILITTIASKGELQNWLELLPKLCLLLDSEDYNTCEGAFGALQKICEDSAEILDSDLLDRPLNIMIPKFLQFFKHNSPKIRSHAIACVNQFIISRTQALMLHIDPFIENLFALATDEEPEVRKNVCRALVMLLEVRLDRLLPHMLNIIEYMLLRTQDQDENVALEACEFWLTLAEQPVCKEVLCGHLSQLTPVLVNGMKYSEIDIILLKGDTEEDEAIPDNEQDIRPRFHRSRTVAQQHEEDGIEDDDDEDDELDDDDDTISDWNLRKCSAAALDVLANVFREDLLQPILPLLKELLFHPEWVVKESGILVLGAIAEGCMQGMIPYLPELIPHLVQCLSDKKALVRSITCWTLSRYAHWVVSQPPDTYLKPLMTELLKRILDSNKRVQEAACSAFATLEEEACTELVPYLAFILDTLVFAFSKYQHKNLLILYDAIGTLADSVGHHLNKPEYIQMLMPPLIAKWNQLKDEDKDLFPLLECLSSVATALQSGFLPYCEPVYQRCVNLVQKTLAQAMPDQYEAPDKDFMIVALDLLSGLAEGLGGTIEELVARSNILTLMYQCMQDKMPEVRQSSFALLGDLTKACFQHVKPCIADFMPILGTNLNPELISVCNNATWAIGEISIQMGSDMQPYIAMVLHQLVEIINRPNTPKTLLENTAITIGRLGYVCPQEVGTHATAVYKTLVHLSAKHKRQ; translated from the exons ATGGAGTGTGAGTGGAAACCAGACGAGCAAGGACTTCAACAAATTCTACAGCTGCTGAAAGAGTCCCAGTCACCAGATACCTCCACACAGAGATCCGTCCAGCAA AGACTCGAGCAGCTGAACCAGTATCCCGATTTTAACAACTATTTGATATTTGTTCTGACTAAGTTAAAATCGGAAG ATGAACCCACGCGGTCCCTGAGTGGGCTGATACTGAAGAACAATGTGAAAGCCCACTATCAGAACTTCCCTAATGGCGTGTCTGATTTCATCAAGAGCGAGTGCCTCCAGAACATCGGAGACTCGTCTCCTCTCATCCGGGCCACCGTGG GTATCCTCATCACCACCATCGCCTCAAAGGGAGAGCTACAAAACTGGCTGGAGCTTTTACCTAAACTCTGCCTGCTGCTGGATTCTGAGGACTACAACACATGTGAG GGAGCGTTTGGAGCCCTGCAGAAGATCTGCGAGGACTCTGCTGAGATTTTGGACAGTGACCTCCTGGATCGTCCTCTCAACATCATGATCCCCAAGTTCTTGCAGTTTTTTAAGCACAACAGTCCGAAGATTAG GTCTCATGCCATTGCCTGCGTGAATCAGTTCATCATCAGCCGGACTCAGGCGCTCATGCTGCACATCGACCCCTTCATTGAG AACCTGTTTGCGCTGGCGACCGATGAGGAACCGGAGGTGAGGAAGAATGTGTGCAGAGCTTTAGTCATGCTGCTGGAAGTCCGTCTGGACCGCCTCCTGCCACACATGCTCAACATCATAGAG TACATGCTACTGAGGACTCAGGACCAAGATGAGAATGTCGCCTTGGAGGCCTGTGAGTTCTGGCTTACTCTGGCAGAGCAGCCTGTGTGTAAGGAAGTGCTGTGTGGACACCTCTCTCa GCTCACTCCGGTGCTTGTCAATGGGATGAAATACTCCGAGATTGACATAATCCTGCTCAAG GGGGACACGGAGGAAGATGAGGCTATTCCCGACAACGAGCAGGACATCAGGCCGCGCTTCCATCGCTCCCGCACAGTCGCCCAGCAGCATGAGGAAGACGGGATCGAGGATGACGACGATGAGGATGATGAGCTGGATGATGATGACGACACCATCTCTGATTGGAACCTGC GCAAGTGTTCGGCTGCAGCGCTGGACGTGTTGGCCAACGTGTTCAGGGAGGACCTGCTGCAGCCCATCCTGCCCCTCCTCAAAGAGCTGCTCTTCCATCCAGAGTGGGTGGTCAAAGAGTCTGGCATCCTAGTGCTGGGGGCTATAGCTGAAG GCTGTATGCAGGGCATGATCCCGTACCTGCCCGAGCTCATCCCCCATCTGGTCCAGTGTTTGTCTGACAAGAAGGCCCTGGTGCGGTCCATCACCTGCTGGACACTGAGCCGCTATGCCCACTGGGTGGTCAGCCAGCCCCCAGATACTTACCTGAAACCTCTAATGACGGAGCTGCTCAAACGCATCCTGGATAGCAACAAGCGTGTGCAGGAGGCGGCGTGCAG TGCCTTTGCCACTCTGGAGGAAGAGGCTTGCACAGAGCTGGTGCCCTACCTGGCGTTCATCCTCGACACCCTGGTGTTCGCTTTCAGCAAGTACCAGCACAAAAACCTGCTCATTCTTTACGACgccatcggcaccctggcagACTCCGTGGGGCACCATCTCAATAAACCG GAATACATCCAGATGTTGATGCCTCCACTGATCGCAAAGTGGAACCAGCTGAAAGATGAAGACAAAGATCTCTTCCCGTTATTAGAA TGTCTGTCGTCTGTAGCCACGGCCCTGCAGAGCGGCTTCCTGCCCTACTGCGAGCCTGTGTACCAACGCTGTGTCAACCTGGTGCAGAAGACCCTCGCTCAAGCCATG CCGGACCAGTATGAGGCTCCAGACAAAGACTTCATGATCGTGGCTCTGGATCTCCTCAGTGGGCTGGCTGAGGGCTTGGGAGGCACCATAGAGGAGCTGGTTGCTCGGAGCAACATCCTCACCCTTATGTACCAGTGCATGCAG GACAAAATGCCAGAAGTGCGTCAGAGTTCTTTTGCTCTGCTCGGGGATTTAACCAAGGCTTGTTTCCAACACGTCAAACCATGCATCG CTGATTTTATGCCCATACTGGGTACTAATTTAAACCCAGAATTAATATCAGTGTGCAACAACGCAACATGGGCAATCGGAGAGATATCTATACAAATGG GCTCTGACATGCAGCCGTACATTGCCATGGTGCTGCACCAGCTGGTGGAGATCATTAACAGGCCCAACACCCCAAAGACCCTGCTGGAGAACACAG CAATAACAATTGGTCGTCTTGGTTACGTTTGTCCTCAAGAGGTGGGCACCCATGCTACAGCAGTTTATAAGACCCTG GTGCACCTCTCTGCGAAACATAAGAGACAATGA
- the tnpo1 gene encoding transportin-1 isoform X2, whose amino-acid sequence MECEWKPDEQGLQQILQLLKESQSPDTSTQRSVQQRLEQLNQYPDFNNYLIFVLTKLKSEDEPTRSLSGLILKNNVKAHYQNFPNGVSDFIKSECLQNIGDSSPLIRATVGILITTIASKGELQNWLELLPKLCLLLDSEDYNTCEGAFGALQKICEDSAEILDSDLLDRPLNIMIPKFLQFFKHNSPKIRSHAIACVNQFIISRTQALMLHIDPFIENLFALATDEEPEVRKNVCRALVMLLEVRLDRLLPHMLNIIEYMLLRTQDQDENVALEACEFWLTLAEQPVCKEVLCGHLSQLTPVLVNGMKYSEIDIILLKGDTEEDEAIPDNEQDIRPRFHRSRTVAQQHEEDGIEDDDDEDDELDDDDDTISDWNLRKCSAAALDVLANVFREDLLQPILPLLKELLFHPEWVVKESGILVLGAIAEGCMQGMIPYLPELIPHLVQCLSDKKALVRSITCWTLSRYAHWVVSQPPDTYLKPLMTELLKRILDSNKRVQEAACSAFATLEEEACTELVPYLAFILDTLVFAFSKYQHKNLLILYDAIGTLADSVGHHLNKPEYIQMLMPPLIAKWNQLKDEDKDLFPLLECLSSVATALQSGFLPYCEPVYQRCVNLVQKTLAQAMSQPDQYEAPDKDFMIVALDLLSGLAEGLGGTIEELVARSNILTLMYQCMQDKMPEVRQSSFALLGDLTKACFQHVKPCIADFMPILGTNLNPELISVCNNATWAIGEISIQMGSDMQPYIAMVLHQLVEIINRPNTPKTLLENTAITIGRLGYVCPQEVGTHATAVYKTLVHLSAKHKRQ is encoded by the exons ATGGAGTGTGAGTGGAAACCAGACGAGCAAGGACTTCAACAAATTCTACAGCTGCTGAAAGAGTCCCAGTCACCAGATACCTCCACACAGAGATCCGTCCAGCAA AGACTCGAGCAGCTGAACCAGTATCCCGATTTTAACAACTATTTGATATTTGTTCTGACTAAGTTAAAATCGGAAG ATGAACCCACGCGGTCCCTGAGTGGGCTGATACTGAAGAACAATGTGAAAGCCCACTATCAGAACTTCCCTAATGGCGTGTCTGATTTCATCAAGAGCGAGTGCCTCCAGAACATCGGAGACTCGTCTCCTCTCATCCGGGCCACCGTGG GTATCCTCATCACCACCATCGCCTCAAAGGGAGAGCTACAAAACTGGCTGGAGCTTTTACCTAAACTCTGCCTGCTGCTGGATTCTGAGGACTACAACACATGTGAG GGAGCGTTTGGAGCCCTGCAGAAGATCTGCGAGGACTCTGCTGAGATTTTGGACAGTGACCTCCTGGATCGTCCTCTCAACATCATGATCCCCAAGTTCTTGCAGTTTTTTAAGCACAACAGTCCGAAGATTAG GTCTCATGCCATTGCCTGCGTGAATCAGTTCATCATCAGCCGGACTCAGGCGCTCATGCTGCACATCGACCCCTTCATTGAG AACCTGTTTGCGCTGGCGACCGATGAGGAACCGGAGGTGAGGAAGAATGTGTGCAGAGCTTTAGTCATGCTGCTGGAAGTCCGTCTGGACCGCCTCCTGCCACACATGCTCAACATCATAGAG TACATGCTACTGAGGACTCAGGACCAAGATGAGAATGTCGCCTTGGAGGCCTGTGAGTTCTGGCTTACTCTGGCAGAGCAGCCTGTGTGTAAGGAAGTGCTGTGTGGACACCTCTCTCa GCTCACTCCGGTGCTTGTCAATGGGATGAAATACTCCGAGATTGACATAATCCTGCTCAAG GGGGACACGGAGGAAGATGAGGCTATTCCCGACAACGAGCAGGACATCAGGCCGCGCTTCCATCGCTCCCGCACAGTCGCCCAGCAGCATGAGGAAGACGGGATCGAGGATGACGACGATGAGGATGATGAGCTGGATGATGATGACGACACCATCTCTGATTGGAACCTGC GCAAGTGTTCGGCTGCAGCGCTGGACGTGTTGGCCAACGTGTTCAGGGAGGACCTGCTGCAGCCCATCCTGCCCCTCCTCAAAGAGCTGCTCTTCCATCCAGAGTGGGTGGTCAAAGAGTCTGGCATCCTAGTGCTGGGGGCTATAGCTGAAG GCTGTATGCAGGGCATGATCCCGTACCTGCCCGAGCTCATCCCCCATCTGGTCCAGTGTTTGTCTGACAAGAAGGCCCTGGTGCGGTCCATCACCTGCTGGACACTGAGCCGCTATGCCCACTGGGTGGTCAGCCAGCCCCCAGATACTTACCTGAAACCTCTAATGACGGAGCTGCTCAAACGCATCCTGGATAGCAACAAGCGTGTGCAGGAGGCGGCGTGCAG TGCCTTTGCCACTCTGGAGGAAGAGGCTTGCACAGAGCTGGTGCCCTACCTGGCGTTCATCCTCGACACCCTGGTGTTCGCTTTCAGCAAGTACCAGCACAAAAACCTGCTCATTCTTTACGACgccatcggcaccctggcagACTCCGTGGGGCACCATCTCAATAAACCG GAATACATCCAGATGTTGATGCCTCCACTGATCGCAAAGTGGAACCAGCTGAAAGATGAAGACAAAGATCTCTTCCCGTTATTAGAA TGTCTGTCGTCTGTAGCCACGGCCCTGCAGAGCGGCTTCCTGCCCTACTGCGAGCCTGTGTACCAACGCTGTGTCAACCTGGTGCAGAAGACCCTCGCTCAAGCCATG TCACAGCCGGACCAGTATGAGGCTCCAGACAAAGACTTCATGATCGTGGCTCTGGATCTCCTCAGTGGGCTGGCTGAGGGCTTGGGAGGCACCATAGAGGAGCTGGTTGCTCGGAGCAACATCCTCACCCTTATGTACCAGTGCATGCAG GACAAAATGCCAGAAGTGCGTCAGAGTTCTTTTGCTCTGCTCGGGGATTTAACCAAGGCTTGTTTCCAACACGTCAAACCATGCATCG CTGATTTTATGCCCATACTGGGTACTAATTTAAACCCAGAATTAATATCAGTGTGCAACAACGCAACATGGGCAATCGGAGAGATATCTATACAAATGG GCTCTGACATGCAGCCGTACATTGCCATGGTGCTGCACCAGCTGGTGGAGATCATTAACAGGCCCAACACCCCAAAGACCCTGCTGGAGAACACAG CAATAACAATTGGTCGTCTTGGTTACGTTTGTCCTCAAGAGGTGGGCACCCATGCTACAGCAGTTTATAAGACCCTG GTGCACCTCTCTGCGAAACATAAGAGACAATGA